TTACGTAATCGCCAAGATGTATGACATGATCGACCTTCTTCTCTTTGAAGGCATTCACAGCCTTTATGATATTTTCTGAATGGTCGTGCGAATCTGAGATGATGCCGATCTTCATCTTTATGATATTCTCTTATTAAGGTTCAGAATTTAAAAATGACCATGCCTGTCAGAAGCTTCGGGAAGAAGTACGTGGACTTTGGTGGCATCCTCTGTCCCTCAAGCGCAACAGCCTTCAAGTCTTCCACCCTTGTGGGGCTCAGGAAGAAGGCTGCGCGCGCAGGGCTGTTCTTCACCCGCTCGACAGCTGCTTCAGGAGACATCTCGTATTCATAATTTGTAACTTTCAGCATCTCCCTGAATATGAGTTTATGAAGCACAGTCACGTCGAGCTTCTTGAGGATATCATGAGAATCAAGGCTGTCATGCGGGCATCTGAAGCTTAGGTCATAATATTTTTTTTCATCTTTATCAAACATGCCTATCGAGTATTGTTTGGTCTTCATGGCATAGAACATCTTGTCCATGGCAGCCTTTTCTTCTGAGTCATTACTATATGAAAAGGCTTCTATATCAAAGCAGTGGCGCAGAACCTCAGTGATGTTTATGCTGCTGTTTATCTCGACCATCCGGTGCGTAGGAAGGAGCGTCAGTCCCGGCTCATCCATATTTGCAAGGAACATCAAGACATAATTAAATGGTTCGTCACCTGTCTTTGATTCGCCCTTCTGCTCCATCTCATGCTTAAACGCAAGAGCTGTCTCATAACGGTGATGGCCGTCAGCAATGAATATGTCCTTATCTGAAAATTCTTTTCTGATGGCATCTATCGACTCTTGATCGCTTATCTTCCAGAGCCTGTTAATAAAGCCGTCGCTATCAATAGCTTCGATAAACGGCTTATTCTTTACAACCTTTTCCAAAATAGATGAGGTCTTTTTTTCAGCGCTGCTGTAGATGGAAAAGATCGGGCTTATATTGGCTCTGCAGAAACGGAGGATATTCAGCCTGTCGGACTTCGGCTTTGAGTGGGTCTCTTCATGAGGATGGATCCTTCCTGAGCCGAGTTCCTCTATCTTCACCGCGCCGATAATGCCCCTCAGCCTCCTCTCTTCACCATCAACTCTATAGGCAGATTCATAACAGTAAAAAGCCGGTTCAGAGTCCTGATGCAGAATATCTTTCTTAAGCCACTCGTTTAATAACGCAGATGCCCTTGAATAGCGGTTCTCATTCTCATCGTCTCCATCATTGTCCTTGCCGAAATCTATGCGGATGATATTATGAGGGCTTTTCCGGTAGAGATCATCCTTGGCTTTGGGCGAGACTATATCATATGGAGGAGCCGTAACAGCTCCGGCATCGACCTTTTCAGGATTATACAAAACACCTTTGAACGGGATTATCTCAGCCATGGTAGTCAATAAGGCTCTTTTAAAATGCAGGTACAAGAGCGGAAAATATTTTAACATTGGCAAGGGGAAAGTTCAAACATGTTAAAACAATTCTATGATATTGCTTTTACTCTTGCCTGAAACTACAATAAGTCGTTATGTCGATGCTGAAGAAAATTACAGACTACCTCAGGATGATAAAGTTCTCGCATTCAGTCTTTGCCCTGCCGTTTGCCTTTACAGGAGCGCTGCTCGCCGCAGGGGGCATCCCGACCATAAGGCAGATCTTCTGGATAACGATAGCTATGTTCGGCGCGCGTTCCGGCGCCATGGGGATGAACAGGATCGTTGATAAAAAGATAGACGCCCTCAACCCGCGCACAAAGGAGAGGGAGCTTCCAAGCGGGGCGATAAGGTCAGGCGAGGCGTTATTCTTTACTATCGTTGCATTTGCCATCTTTGTGGCAGCGGCATATAAACTGAACCATTTATGTTTTATGATCTCTCCATTTGCCATAGCGATCATTATCCTTTACCCATATACAAAGAGGTTTACATGGTTATGCCATGTCGTGCTGGGTATCGCAATATCATTTGCCCCTTTCGGCGCCTGGGCAGCTGTGAGAGGCACTATTGAGCCGGAGATATTCCCACTTGTCATAGCTGTGCTATTCTGGGTAGCAGGGTTTGACCTTTTTTACGCCCTGCATGATATAGATTTTGATAAAGAGCAGAAATTATATTCAGTGCCGAGCAGGTTCGGGATAAATAAGACCCTGTGGACGGCAAGGGCATTTCACCTCGTCACCATCTCGATGCTCCTCCTTCTCATTCCCCTTTTTCATCTATCTGCGATATATTTTTTCGGAGTTCTTATCGCAGCCGCGATGCTTCTTTATGAACACTCACTTGTAAGGCCGTCAGACCTCAGCAGGCTGGATATGGCATTTTTCAATATGAACGGCTACATAAGCATTACAATATTTGTCTTTACACTTTTAAATTATATTGTTCCATTGTAGAATGTTAATAACGGTTAAGGGAGATTTTTTGCAATGAAAATTATCTGCACCATTATTTTAAAATCCCCCCATGCCCCCCTTTGTCAAAGTGGGGATAATTAAATATGATAGAAAAGCTCATCAGCCACGCTCATAAAGTAAAAGCTGCCGGACTTGTAGTCGGTTCAAGCGGGAACATCAGCACCCGGCTCTATAAGAATATGTTTGCCATATCATCTTCCGGCGCCTGGCTCGGCGAGCTGACACAGGATGACATAACCACCTGTTACCTTGATGACAAAGATAAATATGACGGGCCTGAACCATCCAGGGAAACACCTTTTCACAGGGCTATCTATCTTGAGCGGCCGGATATCAAGGCGATTTTGCATTTTCAATCGCCATATGCAACAACACTTTCCTGCGCCAGAACTCTTGACTTCAACCTTAACTTTATCCCAGAGGTCCCGGCCTATCTGAAGAGCATAAAGGTGATCTCATACTCCAATCCCGGGTCTGAGCTTTTAACACAGGATATCAAGGCGAATATTATGGGCCAGGACTGCAATATACTTGTTCTTCGCGGTCACGGCCAGATCGCCATAGGTAAAGACTTGAAGACGGTGCTCAGGAATGCTGAGGTCTTTGAGTTTGCATGCATGATAAAATGCCAGGGGCTGGAGTTGAATACCTACAATCCGCAGACGATTAAGGAGCTTCAGGATTACGAAAAGGCTTAGCCATACTATCTTGTTCCCAACAGCTTAATTCCTGTATCATATCTTCATGGCTTATAAAGACCTTAGAGAATTTATTGCTGTCCTGGAAAAGAAGGGACTGCTGAAGCGGATAAAGGCTGAGGTTGACCCTATCCTTGAGATATCCGAGATCACCGACAGGGTCTGTAAAGGCCCGGGCGGGGGCAAAGCGCTACTCTTTGAGAATGTAAAAGGTTCCAAATTTCCTGTTGTGACAAACATCTTCGGCTCATTTGAGCGGATGGCGATGGCGCTTGAAGTCGGGAAGATCAATGATGTCGCCGCAAGAATAAATGATCTGCTCAAGCAGTCCCCGCCAAAGACTCTGATGGAGAAGCTCTCAATGCTGCCGAAGCTTTTGGAGTTCTCAAAGTTCTTTCCAAAAACTGTCAAAAATGCTCCGTGTCAGGAGGTCATAGAAAAGGATAACCCTGACCTGAGCAAATTCCCCATAATCAAGTGCTGGCCCAATGACGGACAGCCCACGGATGAAGGGAGGTTCATCACACTGCCGATGGTATTTACCAAAGACCCTGAAACAGGCAGGCCGAACTGCGGCATGTACCGCATCCATATATTTGATAAACAGACAACAGGCATGCACTGGCACATACACAAAGACGGCGCGCGCCATTATGACAAGTACAAGGCGATGAATAAACGCATGCCCGCCGCAATCGCAGTCGGGAGCGATCCTGCTGTCATGTACTCAGCAACCGCACCGCTTCCTGAGGCGATAGATGAGATGATGTTTGCGGGATTTTTAAGAAAAGAGCCTGTTGAGATGGTCAAGTGCATTACATCCGATATAGAGGTTCCTGCGAACAGCGAGCTTGTTATAGAAGGCTATCTTGAACCCGGAGAGACACGCATCGAAGGGCCGTTCGGAGACCATACCGGATTTTATTCAGCTGCTGATCATTATCCTGTCTTTCACGTCACCTGTATCACTCACAGGAAGGACATGATATATCCCGCAACACTTGTGGGTAAACCGCCTATGGAAGACTGCTACATCGGCAAGGCGACTGAGAGGATATTCCTTCCGCTGCTTCAGATGGAGTTCACAGAGATAAAGGATATGAACCTGCCGATGGAAGGCGTATTTCACAACTGCGCTCTCATATCAATAAAGAAGAGCTATCCCGGCCATGCGAAGAAAATAATCCACGGCCTCTGGGGCAAGGGGCAGATGATGTTTGCAAAGCTCCTCATAATAGTTGACGATGATGTGGATGTGCAGAACATCTCCTACACCGCATGGCGCGTGCTTAATAATGTTGACTGGAAGAGAGATGTCGTCATTGCCGACGGCCCGCTTGATGACCTCGACCACGCCGCAAACTTCCCGCGCTACGGCTCAAAGATGGGCATAGACGCAACCCGCAAGACAAGAGAAGAAGGCATGACCCGCGACTGGCCTGATGAACTCTTTATGTCTGATGAGATCAAAAGACTTGTTGACAAGAGATGGAAAGAGTATGGGCTGGAGTAAAATTAAGTAACATATTGAGAGAAATTATCGATATCCGATTTCAATAATTTAATCTAACGCCACTCCATCGACTTGCTCCAAGATGTTTTCATTCTCCTTATATCCCAAACGTTCTTCAGTATATCTGAGATACCCGTCTTCACCACCGAAAATATCAAGCAAAAAGCCCCTGCTCGTCACAGAAGGAAAGTTCTTTCTGCCTATATAATCCGGAAAACTGCTCCACCTGTAGCCTGAAAGAAAATCTATCGGAATCCGATTCCCATAATTTAGCTGTAATGAATTCATATGGATATAATGAGGGAGATGTATGAAATGCGGTTCTTCATTGACATGCACCGCCTTGAATTTACCCTGGAAAAGCGGCCCGACCCGTTCATATTTTTTATTGAAATAGTTTGTATAGGCAATGCCTGTTTTCTGCATGAACTTTGAGATCCCTTTCTCTTTCCGCTGTCTCAGTAATAAGTGGAAATGGTTCGGCATGAGAGTGAAAACCAGTATATCTACAAGTAGTTTTCTGGGCTCTTTTTTGACGGTAAAATGAGTTGACCTGACAGTTTTTGTTTGCTTGTCAAAGTGATAATTGAAATTTGAAACAGGGCTCTCATCATTGAATTCATAAAGGTTATGGACAAAGCGCAAATAATCCCCATCATCCATAAATACATCCCTTTTTTCTACGCCTCGATTGTAGATGTGATATAGCCCATCGTTAGTAAATATCGGCTTAATCATAACCACATGATTATAGCATAATAAGAATTATTTAAGATTATCGGAATCGGATTCCGATAATTTAAGGCAGGATGAACTCTTCCTCCAGTATCTCCGGATTCAGCCGCAGTTTTTCGATTCTGACTTTGAATTCATAATTATCAAGGGTTATATCCATCATCGACGGATACCAGAATTCATCAAACTTTGTTGGTGAGCTGTACATTATTACTATATTTCTTCCCCCTATCTTTATCGCCTGCTTCTGAGGAAGAAGGGTGGCGCTGTCCAAGGTTATTACCTTGTTCTCTTTCTCCAAAACATAACCTTTTCCGCGTCTGTATATATTAGCGTCCTTCATATCATCCCACCAGAAGACTGCGTTATAAAGCTCTTTGCTGAACTCCTTCACTTTATCGCTCACCTTTCCTGAGAGGACATGCGCCTGCCCGTCCTTTATAATGATGTCACCCACGAGGATGCCGAACTTATATGCCTTTATATGCGACATGCCGGGTTTCCGCAGTACCGCTGATGCGCTTACATCAGAGTGAGGTTTGCCGTCAGCCAGGACCTTTATATCTGTTATGGCTTTGAATGTCTCTATATCTTTAAGCCCGGTTGCTTCAATGATCTCTGCTAATGATGGAGCAGCTTTTTCATAAACAGGAGGCGGTGCGGTTTTGGGAGCGCAGGCGATAATGGTTAAAGCAAAAAACAGGAAGTAAGAGGTAAGAATAATTTTATTTTTCATAAGGAGAAATATTAAAAGAAGAGTATATCCAGAGATTCCTCAAGGTTCTTGGCTCCTATCACCTCGATATCCAGGCCCTTTATCTTTTTGGCGTTATTAGTGGGGACGATTGCCTTTTTGAAGCCGAGCTTTGCAGCCTCTTTGATCCTTGTCTCAGCCTGGCTGATAGCCCTAAGCTCTCCTGACAGCCCGACCTCGCCGAATGTGATTATGCCCGGCGCTATAGGTTTATTCTTAAATGAAGAGGCAACGGCTGTGATGATCCCCATATCAACGGCAGGTTCATCTATCTTAAGCCCGCCGACAACATTTACATATACATCCATGCCTCCAAGCTGCATTCCGATCCGCTTGTCAAGGACAGCGATGAGCAGGTTTATCCTGTTATAGTCCACGCCGAGCCCCATCCTTCGCGGGACACCGAACTTGGAGGTTGAGACGAGAGCCTGTATCTCAACAAGGAGCGGCCTTGTGCCTTCGATGCATACTGTTACGACAGAGCCCGGCACATCATTCGGCTTTTCAGAGAGAAAGAGCTGCGACGGGTTGTCGACCTCGCGAAGCCCTTTTTCAGTCATCTCAAAGACGCCTATCTCATTTGCAGGCCCGAACCTGTTCTTTACCGCCCTTATCAATCTGAAGGGGTTTCCCTTATCACCTTCAAAATAGAGCACAGTGTCCACTATATGTTCAAGCACTTTCGGGCCGGCTATTGCCCCCTCTTTTGTGACATGCCCGATAAGGAAGAGCGGAGTGCCGTGTTTCTTTGCCATGAACATCAGCTTTGTGGCGCACTCTCTTATCTGTCCGACAGAGCCGGGTGAAGAGGGAAGTTCATGGGAGAATATCGTCTGGATCGAATCTATGACTATAACCTTTGGGTTGATAGCCTGCGCGACGGTCATTATCCCTTCAAGTGAGGTTTCGGGCAGGAGGATTATGTCATCAGACTTTATATTGAGCCTGTCTGCCCGCATCTTCACCTGTTCGGGAGATTCTTCGCCTGAGACATAAAGAAGTTTGCCGATCTTTGTAAGCCCTTTGAGCGCCTGCAGGATGAGGGTGGACTTTCCGATGCCCGGGTCGCCGCCTATAAGCACGACAGAGCCCATCACAACCCCTCCACCAAGAGTCCTGTCAAGTTCAGCTATGCCTGTAGAGGTCCTTTCATAGGAAGATGCGGTTATCTTGGATAGTGATACGGGTTCAGCCGCCCTTGTGGCTGCAAATTTAGTGATGCGCTCTTCTTCGGAAAAGCTGTTCCAGCTGCCGCAGTCAGGACATTTGCCAAGCCACTTCGGGCTCGCGTATCCACAGCTCTGGCATTGGAACATTATTTTTGGACGCGCCATAATTTTATCGAATAAAAATAGTGAGCTATTATCTTACAGATGGGACTATTTTACATTATTAATGCATGATCCGCAGCCTTGTATTTATAAATATTATAATGTTATCGTAAATTATAAGTAACTATGAAAAGTCCATTAAGCATCTGGCATCGTTCCTGCTCAAAATAATACCATGTTTATATGCTAAACTAACTATATATTTTTCGTAAAAATTGAGGATAATATGGCAAAAGCATGCTGTGGAACAGAAAGAGATGATCGTATCCAGCAATATCAACTGGATAACTGGAAGGTCAATGAAACAGTATTCAAGACCTTTAAACCTGATGATACTCTCTACTCAACTGAATATATTATAAAAGAAAAAGAGGGCATACAGCTTCTCATAGACCCTCAGTCGCCTAACTGGATTAGTGTAAACCGCACCGGGCTTGAGATCCTTAAGCTCTGCAACGGCAAACATACTGTTTCGGATATCAAGAGGATCATGTCTGAAAGATATCCTGATAACGATAAGATAAATTCTGAGGTATCGGATTTTATCAGCGCTGCCGGAACGCTTCAGTTCATATCTGAAAAACCTGTTGTAAAGCCTGCCTACAAAGGGAGGGCAAAGGCCATTGCGCCGGGGAAACTTGATGAGCTCTGGATATATACCACGCTTGCCTGCAACCTGAGATGCAAACACTGCCTTGTGAGCGCAGGAGCCAAGCTGAAAGATGAGCTGAGCACAGAAGAGGTGAAGAAGCTTGTTGACGATGCTGTTGCCCTTGGGGTGAACCGTTTTTATGTAACCGGGGGAGAACCATTTATAAAAGATGACATCTTTGAGGTCATTGAATATATCACCAAGACAAAAGACCGCGAACTTATACTGCTTACAAACGCCACTCTTTTTGATGATGAAAAGATCAAAAAGCTCGATAAACTTAAAGGCCCGAAACTCATAATGCAGGTAAGCCTTGAAGGTCCCAACGCTGAGATACATGACAAACTGCGCGGCGAAGGGAGCTTTGACAAGGCTGTCGACGGCGTAAAAAGGCTGGTCGCTATCGGCATAATCCCTATAATCTCAACCGCCATAAGCAAATACAACGAAGACAATATAAAAGAGACATCTGAATTCCTCTCAAAGCTCGGCATCAAAGACCATCACATACTCTGGATGCATTCAAAGGGGCGCGGCGCAAGCAATGTAGATGAGCTGTATGTCCCGTCAGAGAAGGTGACCAGCATAATGAAGGAGCAGCGCAAGGTATTTCAGGAGCAGGATGTCATCGTTGATAACGAGGAGTCGCTGAAGGCGCGTATCCGCTACAAGAGGGGAAGAAAGAACGACCTCTGCAATAACTGCTATGAAAAGATATGCGTAAACGCCGACGGACATGTTTATCCGTGCGGCTCATTGAACGGCGATCCTGCCTTTGATTCCGGCTCTATAAGAGACAAGTCGCTTAAGGACATATGGCTGGGCTCGGATATGATGAAGTGCGGCAGGGAGAATACGGTTCAGGACAAGGACGGCTGCAGGGACTGTTATCTAAAGTTCTTCTGCGGCGGCGGCTGCACCTCGCACAGCTATTACGCAAGCGAAGTCGATTCCGGCAAGGGCTCCATAAAGGCACAGGACCCTTACTGCTCTACATACAAAGCATTATATGAAGATATCATGTGGGACATGGCTGCTGAAGGTGTTGCGCCTGAGAAGAAGGACGGGTATGTAACGCCTCATGTGTTCAATGCCATGGATTCCAAGCTCCCTCCTTATCTGGCGAATGCAGTTACATCTATTGACGACAAGACAGAGGTCGGCTGTTACCACTGTTCATGCGTGCTCTCTGTTGATGTTGAAGATGAAGAGAATGTATGCAGGCCTGAGATAAAAGGAGACGTTGCCCGGAAGGTAAAGAAGAAGTACGGGGAGGCAGCTGACACACCGGAGCTGAACTACTACTGCCCTACAGGATATAACCCGGATGACCTTAAACATATACCAAACAAAGTGCTGGATGTATCCTATGGATGCGGCAATCCTGCGGCTATTTCTGAACTTAAAGAAAATGAGACGGTACTTGACCTCGGCTCCGGTGGCGGGATAGATTGCTTTATAGCTGCGAAACGCGTTGGAAAGAACGGCAAGGTCATAGGCGTTGATATGACAGACGCGATGCTGGATACCGCGAGGGAGAATGCAAAGGCTGTTGCGGATAACCTCGGCTACGATGTCGTAGAGTTCAGAAAAGGCGACCTTGCAAGCCTGCCTGCTGAAGACAATACAATAGACCTTGTTATATCCAATTGCGTTGTAAACCTGACTGAAGACAAGACGGATGTCTTTAAAGAGGTCTTCAGGATACTGAAGCCCGGAGGGCGTTTTGTTATTTCAGACATTATTGCTGACCAGCCTGTTCCGGGATATATGAAGAGGGACAAGGAACTCTGGGGGGCATGCCTTTCCGGAGCTCTGACTGACAAGCGTTTTGTCGAGGTAGCTGTAGAAGCCGGCTTCCCTGATGTCACGATAACTCAAAACTATCTTTACAAGAAGGTTGAGTATATAACCTTCTATTCAGTCACATTGAAAGGCAAAAAACCGCAGTCACAGGGGACTAAGTGTTCCTGCTGCGCTTAAGGAAATAAACAAATCTTTTACAAGGGAAGGTGCCTATGAGAGTCACACTTATCAATTCACAGGTTTTAGACGGTAATAACGTTGTCCCGCCATTAGGTCTGATGTATGTGGCAGCAATGCTGGAGAAGGCAGGCCATACTGTTCAGTGTTTTGACGCAGACCCTGAATATCACGATACCATTATCAGTGAGATCAAGGCGTTCAAGCCCGAGCTTATTGGCCTGGGATTTCTGACCGTTGGATACCAGAAGTCCTTAACCATGATGAAGAAGCTGAAGAAGGAACTCCCTAATGTGCCGTATTGCCTCGGAGGCGTTCATACAACAGTAAAGCCTATTGAGACGATGAATGAGTTCGGCGCTGATTTTATAGTTATCGGCGAGGGCGAGGCAACGATGGTTGAGGTCTGTGAAAAGCTCGGAAAGGGCGAGGGCCTCAAGGGTGTAACAGGGGTCATGTACAGGGAAGACGGAAAGATAGTTGACAACGGCAGGCGTGAATTGATCGAAGACCTGGATTCGATCCCGTTCCCTGCGCGCCATCTTATAGATATGAAGCCGTATTTAATGCCGCCCGGCATCATCAGGGGCTATGCAACCGAGAACCAGACGACCATCGTTACAAGCAGGGGCTGTCCATACAGGTGCATATACTGCGGCAGCCATAATATCTTCGGAAGAAAGACAAGGAGGCGTTCCGTCAAGAATGTTGTTGACGAGATAGAGCATCTCCATAAGACATACGGCATCAAGGGAGTGTACTATTGTGACGACACATTTACTCTAAACCAGAATTGGGTCAGGGAGTATTGTGAGGAGATCATGAAGAGGAATATGGGAGTTGTCTGGGCAGGCCAGTCAAGGGTTGACCAGACAGATGAATCTCTCATGAAGCTGATGAAAGAGTCCGGGCTTGTGCAGCTTGACTTCGGAGTTGAGAGCGGCTCACCAAAGATCCTGAAGGTGCTCGGCAAGGGCGGCCACGGAGACAGGACAGAGCAGATCAAAAAATCATTCGCGCTCTGCAAGAAACTGGATATAAGGACGCTTGCCACATTCATTATCGGCAATCCTGAAGAGACGCTGGAAGATATAGAGATGAGCTACCAGGTTGCAAAGGACATCGAAGCTGATTATACGGCATTCTATTTCCTTACGCCTTACCCCGGAACTGATATATACGATATGGCGATAAAGAACGGCTGGCTCGATCCGACTATTCCGTTCTCTGAGAATTGGGCGCACAGGCAGCCTGAGCTCCCGCTCATGGCTATAACATTCAAGAAGGAAGAGCTGAGGGATATCCGCAAGAAGATGCAGAACCACTTCTTCAGGAAGAACTACCTCACGCGTTCAGGAAACGTCAACTTCTACTCGATACTCATGTCGATCGCCATGAAGAACCCGCTGATATTCTTTACAGCTATCGGAAAGTGGCTCAAGACAGGCAGGCTTGATTATGTTGTTGAGACGCTCAATGCGGAATACTGGCGGATAAAGAAGTACGCTGCTTAAAGTTTTTTGCGATATAACTGCAAAGGGGGGCTCTGGTCAGAGTCCCCTTTTTTTTATTGCCTTTTAAAATTATCGGAATCCGATTCCGATACAAACAATGTCTTACATCCCCTGCATCGGCACAGGGGTGAATGTGATTATGAAGATCAAGAGCGCAGCCCATCCGATGAGCTTTCTTTTTCTATCAAGCTCGACCATCTCGTATACAACAGGCGGATGTCTGTAGCCGATTATTATCATCAGCACAGCCCATACCATCCAGCCTGTCCAGAAGAATGCGCCCATAATTGCCAGCAAAGGAATAGTTATTTTTGAGATGATCTCATGCTTTCTGCCGAAGAGTGCATAAATAATATGGCCACCGTCAAGCTGTCCCACAGGCAGGAGGTTGAGCGCGGTAACGAGCAGGCCTATCCATCCCGCAAATGCGACAGGGTGAAGGATTACTTCAAATTTATCAGGGTCTATGTTCAAAACAATATTGGAAAGAAGATAAAAGAGCATTGAGCTGCCGAGAGACATTGACTCAGGCATCTTCTTCATCTCATCTATCGGGATTATTGTGGAGAGGTTCAGGCCAATGATAACAGCGATAACAGCAATGATAAACCCGCCTATCGGGCCTGAAGCTCCTATATCTATCAAAGCCCTTCTGTCAGGTATCGGTGGTTTCATCTTTATTATCGCCCCGAACGTTCCTATGAGTGACGGAGCCGGTATGAAGTAAGGAAGCGAGGCTTGCACATGATGTTTACGGGACATGAAGTAGTGTGAGAACTCATGCACTAAAAGGATAAAGAGCAGTGTCAGAGAGAACGGCAGGCCCATATATATCTTTGCAGGTTCCTCCCATGGGGCGATGCCGCTCAGCATAACGCCTGCAAGAGTGGTTGTGATAAAGGTTAGTACAAAGAGGAGAACATGGATGCGTGTCAGGTTATGCGGCATGTTTGATCTTCTTGTACCTCTTGGCTACCCCCAGGATGATAAAGTAGCTCGCAACTGATGAAAGAGTACATACTATAAAAGAACCTACGATGAAAGATTTGATCATAGGCATCAGCTCAAGTATAAGATTATAAAAATTATCAGAATCAGTTATGAGGCTCTTAAACCATGCCATGACCGTAGTGAATGTCATGGCGTTCCAATCCACTTCAGGCAGGACATCTTTTATCATAAGGATCTTTGCCCCGAGCCATACGGAGCATGTGGAGATCGGCACTATGGTCCACGGGTTATTGACGCTCACCCCGACAAAGGCGACCAGTTTATTCAGGCGGAATATCCACGCGAGAAAGATGCCTCCTATATAGTGAAGGCCGAGGAATGGGGAGTTTCCCATAAATACGCCGAGGGCAAAGGCAAGCGCGATACGGTGCGGCGTCTCATGCACCTGCATTATGCTCTTAAATTTATCTCTTAAATAAGCCATAAAATAAAATGTTAAATCTATTTTTTAAAATGCTCGTACCCTTCTGATCTGAACGCCTGTTTTTTGCCGTTGGAGTCTATTATATATCGTCCCTTATTTATTATCTCCCCGATCCTGACTGCGTCTTTCCTGCTTTTTGCCGAAGAGCTGAACAGAAGGACAAAATCCTCTCCGCCTTTTAACGCGTAGCTGAGCGGGTCTTTGCCTGATTTCTTTGAAACGGCTGAGAGCTCTTTTGAGAGCGGAATTTTTTCTTCATATATCACTGCGCCGACAGCGCTTTCATCACATATGTGGCTTAAGTCTATCAGGAGCCCGTCGCTTACATCTATCATTGCTGTTATATCTTTAGTCTTTTTTAACGGTCTTGGCTCCGGCATCAGATGGCGTTTGCAAAGATATTCCTTATCTATTCCCTTTACCATCTTCCCTTTGCCCTGCTTCAGTATCTCAAGCCCGATTGCCGAGTCCCCCAGTGTTCCTGCCACATAGATGCTGTCCCCGGGCTTTGCTCCTTTGCGGGAAATAACTCTCTTCGCTTCCCCTATAATAGTGCCGCTGAGTACAAGGC
The genomic region above belongs to Thermodesulfovibrionia bacterium and contains:
- a CDS encoding DUF1015 domain-containing protein, giving the protein MAEIIPFKGVLYNPEKVDAGAVTAPPYDIVSPKAKDDLYRKSPHNIIRIDFGKDNDGDDENENRYSRASALLNEWLKKDILHQDSEPAFYCYESAYRVDGEERRLRGIIGAVKIEELGSGRIHPHEETHSKPKSDRLNILRFCRANISPIFSIYSSAEKKTSSILEKVVKNKPFIEAIDSDGFINRLWKISDQESIDAIRKEFSDKDIFIADGHHRYETALAFKHEMEQKGESKTGDEPFNYVLMFLANMDEPGLTLLPTHRMVEINSSINITEVLRHCFDIEAFSYSNDSEEKAAMDKMFYAMKTKQYSIGMFDKDEKKYYDLSFRCPHDSLDSHDILKKLDVTVLHKLIFREMLKVTNYEYEMSPEAAVERVKNSPARAAFFLSPTRVEDLKAVALEGQRMPPKSTYFFPKLLTGMVIFKF
- a CDS encoding UbiA-like polyprenyltransferase, whose amino-acid sequence is MSMLKKITDYLRMIKFSHSVFALPFAFTGALLAAGGIPTIRQIFWITIAMFGARSGAMGMNRIVDKKIDALNPRTKERELPSGAIRSGEALFFTIVAFAIFVAAAYKLNHLCFMISPFAIAIIILYPYTKRFTWLCHVVLGIAISFAPFGAWAAVRGTIEPEIFPLVIAVLFWVAGFDLFYALHDIDFDKEQKLYSVPSRFGINKTLWTARAFHLVTISMLLLLIPLFHLSAIYFFGVLIAAAMLLYEHSLVRPSDLSRLDMAFFNMNGYISITIFVFTLLNYIVPL
- a CDS encoding class II aldolase/adducin family protein; translation: MIEKLISHAHKVKAAGLVVGSSGNISTRLYKNMFAISSSGAWLGELTQDDITTCYLDDKDKYDGPEPSRETPFHRAIYLERPDIKAILHFQSPYATTLSCARTLDFNLNFIPEVPAYLKSIKVISYSNPGSELLTQDIKANIMGQDCNILVLRGHGQIAIGKDLKTVLRNAEVFEFACMIKCQGLELNTYNPQTIKELQDYEKA
- a CDS encoding menaquinone biosynthesis decarboxylase, yielding MAYKDLREFIAVLEKKGLLKRIKAEVDPILEISEITDRVCKGPGGGKALLFENVKGSKFPVVTNIFGSFERMAMALEVGKINDVAARINDLLKQSPPKTLMEKLSMLPKLLEFSKFFPKTVKNAPCQEVIEKDNPDLSKFPIIKCWPNDGQPTDEGRFITLPMVFTKDPETGRPNCGMYRIHIFDKQTTGMHWHIHKDGARHYDKYKAMNKRMPAAIAVGSDPAVMYSATAPLPEAIDEMMFAGFLRKEPVEMVKCITSDIEVPANSELVIEGYLEPGETRIEGPFGDHTGFYSAADHYPVFHVTCITHRKDMIYPATLVGKPPMEDCYIGKATERIFLPLLQMEFTEIKDMNLPMEGVFHNCALISIKKSYPGHAKKIIHGLWGKGQMMFAKLLIIVDDDVDVQNISYTAWRVLNNVDWKRDVVIADGPLDDLDHAANFPRYGSKMGIDATRKTREEGMTRDWPDELFMSDEIKRLVDKRWKEYGLE
- a CDS encoding transposase yields the protein MIKPIFTNDGLYHIYNRGVEKRDVFMDDGDYLRFVHNLYEFNDESPVSNFNYHFDKQTKTVRSTHFTVKKEPRKLLVDILVFTLMPNHFHLLLRQRKEKGISKFMQKTGIAYTNYFNKKYERVGPLFQGKFKAVHVNEEPHFIHLPHYIHMNSLQLNYGNRIPIDFLSGYRWSSFPDYIGRKNFPSVTSRGFLLDIFGGEDGYLRYTEERLGYKENENILEQVDGVALD
- the radA gene encoding DNA repair protein RadA, with protein sequence MARPKIMFQCQSCGYASPKWLGKCPDCGSWNSFSEEERITKFAATRAAEPVSLSKITASSYERTSTGIAELDRTLGGGVVMGSVVLIGGDPGIGKSTLILQALKGLTKIGKLLYVSGEESPEQVKMRADRLNIKSDDIILLPETSLEGIMTVAQAINPKVIVIDSIQTIFSHELPSSPGSVGQIRECATKLMFMAKKHGTPLFLIGHVTKEGAIAGPKVLEHIVDTVLYFEGDKGNPFRLIRAVKNRFGPANEIGVFEMTEKGLREVDNPSQLFLSEKPNDVPGSVVTVCIEGTRPLLVEIQALVSTSKFGVPRRMGLGVDYNRINLLIAVLDKRIGMQLGGMDVYVNVVGGLKIDEPAVDMGIITAVASSFKNKPIAPGIITFGEVGLSGELRAISQAETRIKEAAKLGFKKAIVPTNNAKKIKGLDIEVIGAKNLEESLDILFF